The sequence GCCACGCTGACGGTGATCGCCGCCGGCCACGGCAGGTACGCCATCGGCAGCATCACCAGGGCGGCGAACGGCGGGTAGGTGAAGCCGTACTGGGTGCCGGGCTTGAGGTAGTCGTAGATCTCGCCGTGGTCGTGCGCCCAGAAGGTCAGCGCGCCGTAGTAGACCTTGAGGTCGAAGAAGCCGTGCCGGACGGCCGCCACGGAGAGGAAGGCCGTCACCACGACGGCGAGCGCGACCACCCCGACGACCTGCGCGGCCGTCCGCCTGGCACCCTGCGCCACCATCGTCACTCCCGCCCTGCGTAGGCTTTCGCCCATGGCCATGGGGTACGTCCGCCCGGCGCGTCCCGAGGACGCCGGCGAGATCGCACGCATCCAGCTCGCGACCTGGCGGGTCGCCTATCGCCGGATCCTGCCCCGGCACGTGCTCGACAACCTCGACGAGGCATGGCTCGCCCGGCGGTGGAGCGCGGCGGTGCAGGAGCCGCCCTCCGGCGCACACCGGGTGCTGGTCGCCGTCGAACAGGCCGAGCAATCCTATCTGGTGGGGTTCGCCGCCTCCGGTCCGGCGGACGCCGAGGCGCTCGCCCCCGGTGAGCCGGCCGACGCGCTGGCCGAGGGCGTGGCGGCGGTGACCGACCTGCTGGTCGAGCCCCGCTGGGGCCGGCGCGGGCACGGCAGCCGGCTGCTCGCGGCCACCGTGGACCTGTGGCGTACCGACGGCTTCGACCGGGCGGTGGCCTGGGCGTTCGAGGGCGACGAGGCGACCCGGAAGTTCCTCACCTCCACCGGCTGGGAGCCGGACGGCGCGGCGCGGGCGCTGGACGTCGACGACATGCTGGTACCCCAGCTCCGGCTGCACGTCGCGGTCCCGACCGAGCCGGTTCCCACCGACTGAGCGGCGGCCGGCGCGCGCCGTCGGTCACCGGTGTCGGGGGCCTCGCCTACGGTGGCCGTATGACCGCAGCGACGGCGAGACCCGACGCGGGCTCGAACCCGGCCGACCCGGTGCCCGGCGGGCGCCCGACGGCCGACCCCGGCGGCCTGGAGGGGTTCCGCGTCGAGCTGACCGGCTACGCCTACCGGATGCTCGGCTCGGTCTTCGACGCCGAGGACGCGGTGCAGGAGACGATGCTGCGGGCCTGGCGCGGCCTCGACCGCTACGACGGGCGGTCCAGCCTGCGCACCTGGCTCTACCGGATCGCCACCAA comes from Micromonospora purpureochromogenes and encodes:
- a CDS encoding GNAT family N-acetyltransferase, whose amino-acid sequence is MAMGYVRPARPEDAGEIARIQLATWRVAYRRILPRHVLDNLDEAWLARRWSAAVQEPPSGAHRVLVAVEQAEQSYLVGFAASGPADAEALAPGEPADALAEGVAAVTDLLVEPRWGRRGHGSRLLAATVDLWRTDGFDRAVAWAFEGDEATRKFLTSTGWEPDGAARALDVDDMLVPQLRLHVAVPTEPVPTD